In a single window of the Gossypium hirsutum isolate 1008001.06 chromosome D02, Gossypium_hirsutum_v2.1, whole genome shotgun sequence genome:
- the LOC107908888 gene encoding phosphatidylinositol 3,4,5-trisphosphate 3-phosphatase and protein-tyrosine-phosphatase PTEN2A has protein sequence MANVSADSPTPFATDAGPNNSSTEDAPSKLSSWTRNLKIPQPFAASQEESTPTGNAGKSTFSRFTSGLGLRSPSKSTTADGNADGASTTTQPGFLGTITKGIVDSSKNAVKAVQVKARHVVSQNKRRYQEGGFDLDLSYITENIIAMGFPAGDMSSGFFGYVEGFYRNHMEEVIQFFETHHKDKYKVYNLCSERLYDASLFEGKVASFPFDDHNCPPIQLILSSCQSAYSWLKEDIENVVVVHCKAGMARTGLMISSLLLYLKFFPTAEESMGYYNQKRCVDGKGLVLPSQIRYVKYFERTLTYFNGENQPGRRCMLRGFRLLRCPYWIRPSITVSDHNGVLFSTKKHTRTKDLSPEDYWFSAPKKGVMVFALPGEPGLTELAGDFKIHFHDRQGDFYCWLNTTMMENRKILNTSDLDWFDKRKLPSPGFQVEVVLADYNDPVPSNPPTKTTTTKPDESSGTSAAPSSNNNNKDDVFSDGEEEESATSTNRQQKPAAPSATTKSETSTDPDQVTSLVDSTEKVSLGSANSKQTHTTSNLTKDATAAAAGTEVSSSESEFKVMAADTSVFSFGDEEDYENE, from the exons ATGGCTAACGTCTCTGCTGACTCGCCGACTCCTTTTGCAACGGATGCAGGACCGAATAATTCTTCTACGGAAGATGCACCGTCGAAGCTGTCATCGTGgactagaaatttaaaaattcctCAGCCTTTTGCTGCCTCTCAAGAGGAGTCAACACCTACAGGGAATGCTGGGAAATCAACTTTTTCTCGGTTTACTAGCGGGCTAGGATTGCGGTCGCCTTCAAAATCTACTACTGCAGATGGTAACGCTGATGGAGCTTCAACGACAACCCAACCTGGTTTTCTTGGAACAATTACAAAAGGCATAGTTGACTCATCTAAAAATGCTGTGAAAGCTGTACAGGTCAAGGCTCGGCATGTTGTTTCACAAAACAAACGGAGATACCAG GAGGGAGGATTTGACTTAGATTTGTCATACATCACTGAGAATATAATTGCTATGGGGTTCCCTGCTGGTGACATGAGCTCTGGGTTTTTTGGATATGTTGAG GGGTTCTATCGAAATCACATGGAAGAAGTGATTCAGTTTTTTGAAACACATCACAAG GACAAGTACAAAGTATATAATCTTTGCTCTGAGAGATTGTACGATGCTTCATTATTTGAAGGAAAG GTGGCTAGTTTCCCATTCGATGACCATAATTGCCCCCCGATTCAATTGATACTATCTTCTTGTCAAAGTGCTTACTCATGGCTGAAGGAAGATATTGAGAATGTTGTGGTTGTGCACTGTAAAGCTGGGATGGCAAGGACAGGGTTGATGATCTCTAGCCTTCTTCTATACTTGAAG TTCTTTCCCACTGCTGAAGAGTCAATGGGATATTACAACCAGAAAAGATGTGTGGATGGAAAGGGGCTTGTTCTACCTAGTCAAATT AGGTATGTCAAATACTTTGAGCGCACCTTAACATACTTCAATGGTGAAAACCAGCCTGGGCGCAG GTGCATGCTTCGAGGATTCCGGCTTCTTCGTTGTCCTTATTGGATCAGGCCCTCCATTACAGTGTCTGATCATAACG GTGTTCTCTTCTCGACAAAGAAGCATACACGTACCAAGGATCTCTCT CCAGAAGATTATTGGTTTAGTGCACCAAAGAAAGGAGTCATGGTATTTGCTTTGCCTGGGGAACCTGGTCTGACCGAGTTGGCCGGGGACTTCAAAATTCATTTTCATGATCGCCAAGGAGATTTTTACTG TTGGCTAAACACAACAATGATGGAAAACAGAAAAATTCTGAATACCAGTGATCTTGATTGGTTTGACAAG AGGAAATTACCTTCCCCTGGTTTCCAGGTTGAGGTTGTGCTAGCAGATTATAATGACCCTGTTCCGTCGAACCCACCAACCAAAACTACCACAACTAAGCCAGATGAAAGTTCAGGCACCAGTGCAGCCCCATCAAGCAACAATAACAACAAAGATGATGTGTTCTCAGACGGTGAGGAAGAAGAGTCTGCCACATCAACAAACAGGCAGCAAAAACCAGCTGCCCCCTCAGCCACCACCAAATCGGAAACGAGTACCGATCCAGATCAAGTTACAAGTTTAGTTGATTCTACTGAAAAAGTTTCTTTAGGAAGTGCAAACTCCAAACAGACACACACTACTAGTAACCTGACAAAAGATGCCACTGCTGCTGCTGCCGGCACTGAAGTTTCGAGCTCAGAAAGTGAATTCAAGGTAATGGCTGCTGATACGTCTGTTTTCAGTTTTGGAGATGAAGAAGACTATGAAAATGAGTAA